The Thermococcus thermotolerans genome contains a region encoding:
- the acs gene encoding acetate--CoA ligase alpha subunit, giving the protein MDGNLEALFRPKSIAVIGASEKPGKIGYAVMKNLVEYGYDGKIYPINIKGVEIEINGRKFKSYRSILDVPDEIDMAVIVVPAKFVPQVVEEAGKKGVKVLPIISSGFGELGEEGKKVERQIVEIAHKYGMRILGPNIFGVVYTPVKMNATFGPTDVMPGSLALISQSGALGIALMGWTILEKVGLSAVVSVGNKSDIDDADLLEFFKTDDNTKAILIYMEGVKDGRRFMEVAKEVSKEKPIIIIKAGRSERGAKAAASHTGSLAGADKIYEAAFKQSGVLRALTIGEAFDWARTLSNLPEPEGENLVILTNGGGIGVMATDAAEEEGLHLYDDLDELKVFANHMPPFGSYKNPVDLTGMAGAESYEGAVRDALANPNMHSIAVLYCQTAVLDPRDLAKIVIREYNESGRKKPLVVAIVGGIEAKEAIDMLNEEGIPAYPEPERAIKALAALYRWSRWKARQRRE; this is encoded by the coding sequence ATGGATGGGAACTTGGAAGCTCTCTTCAGACCCAAGAGCATCGCCGTCATCGGCGCTTCTGAAAAACCGGGCAAGATAGGATACGCTGTTATGAAAAACCTCGTTGAGTACGGCTACGATGGGAAGATATACCCGATCAACATCAAGGGTGTTGAGATCGAGATAAACGGGAGAAAGTTCAAGTCCTACAGGAGCATCCTCGACGTCCCGGACGAGATTGATATGGCGGTCATCGTCGTTCCGGCCAAGTTCGTTCCGCAGGTCGTCGAGGAGGCCGGAAAGAAGGGCGTCAAGGTTCTCCCGATAATAAGCTCCGGCTTCGGTGAGCTCGGCGAAGAGGGTAAGAAGGTCGAGAGGCAGATAGTTGAGATAGCGCACAAGTACGGCATGAGAATACTCGGCCCGAACATCTTCGGTGTCGTCTACACACCCGTCAAGATGAACGCTACCTTCGGCCCGACCGACGTCATGCCGGGTAGCCTTGCCCTCATCAGCCAGAGCGGAGCGCTTGGAATAGCCCTCATGGGCTGGACGATCCTTGAGAAGGTCGGCCTTTCAGCGGTCGTCAGCGTCGGAAACAAGAGCGACATCGACGATGCCGATCTGCTTGAGTTCTTCAAGACCGACGACAACACCAAGGCGATTCTCATATACATGGAGGGCGTCAAAGACGGAAGGCGCTTCATGGAGGTCGCCAAAGAGGTCAGCAAGGAGAAGCCGATAATCATCATCAAGGCCGGAAGGAGCGAGCGCGGAGCCAAAGCTGCGGCAAGCCACACCGGTTCCTTGGCCGGAGCTGACAAGATATACGAGGCCGCATTCAAGCAGAGCGGTGTTCTCAGGGCCTTAACCATCGGCGAGGCCTTCGACTGGGCGAGAACGCTCAGCAACCTTCCGGAGCCGGAGGGGGAGAACCTCGTCATACTCACCAACGGCGGCGGAATCGGAGTTATGGCCACCGACGCCGCCGAGGAGGAGGGACTGCACCTCTACGACGACCTCGATGAGCTGAAGGTCTTCGCCAACCACATGCCGCCCTTCGGTTCCTACAAGAACCCGGTCGACCTGACCGGTATGGCCGGTGCCGAGAGCTACGAGGGAGCGGTTCGCGACGCACTCGCCAACCCGAACATGCACAGCATAGCCGTCCTTTACTGCCAGACGGCCGTGCTCGACCCGCGCGACCTGGCCAAGATAGTTATCCGCGAGTACAACGAGAGCGGCAGGAAGAAGCCCCTCGTCGTTGCAATCGTTGGCGGCATAGAGGCCAAGGAAGCCATCGACATGCTCAACGAGGAAGGAATCCCTGCATATCCAGAGCCGGAGAGGGCCATAAAGGCCTTAGCCGCGCTCTACCGCTGGAGCAGGTGGAAGGCCAGGCAGAGAAGGGAGTGA
- a CDS encoding transcription initiation factor IIB, with translation MSKRRVCPVCGSTEFIYDPGRGEVVCKVCGYVIEENVIDMGPEWRAFDASQREKRARVGAPESILLHDKGLSTDIGIDRNLSGLMREKMYRLRKWQSRLRVSDAAERNLAFALSELDRIASQLKLPRHVEEEAARLYREAVRKGLIRGRSIESVIAACVYAACRLLKVPRTLDEIADISRVDKKEIGRSFRFIARNLNLTPKKLFVKPTDYVNKFADELGLSERVRRRAIAILDEAYDKGLTSGKSPAGLVAAALYIAGLLEDEKRTQREVAEVARVTEVTVRNRYKELVDKLNLKIPV, from the coding sequence GTGAGCAAGCGTAGGGTCTGCCCGGTCTGCGGCTCGACGGAGTTCATCTACGACCCGGGTAGGGGAGAGGTCGTCTGTAAGGTTTGCGGTTACGTTATTGAGGAGAACGTCATAGATATGGGGCCCGAATGGCGCGCCTTTGATGCGAGCCAGAGGGAGAAGAGGGCGAGAGTTGGTGCCCCTGAGAGCATTCTCCTTCACGATAAGGGTCTTTCAACGGATATTGGAATTGACAGAAACCTCTCTGGTTTGATGCGTGAGAAGATGTACCGCCTGAGGAAGTGGCAGAGCCGCCTAAGGGTCAGTGATGCGGCCGAGCGTAACCTTGCCTTTGCCCTCAGCGAGCTCGACAGAATAGCCAGCCAGCTCAAGCTTCCCAGACACGTCGAGGAAGAAGCCGCGAGGCTCTACCGTGAGGCCGTGAGAAAGGGCCTCATAAGGGGACGCTCCATAGAGAGCGTCATAGCGGCGTGTGTCTATGCCGCCTGCAGACTCCTCAAGGTTCCGAGAACCCTCGACGAGATAGCCGACATATCCCGTGTTGACAAGAAGGAGATAGGCAGGAGCTTCCGCTTCATAGCGAGAAACCTCAACCTTACGCCAAAGAAGCTCTTCGTTAAGCCGACCGACTACGTCAACAAATTCGCCGATGAGCTGGGGCTCAGCGAGAGGGTGAGGAGGAGGGCCATAGCCATACTCGATGAGGCCTACGATAAAGGACTGACGAGTGGAAAGAGTCCCGCGGGTCTTGTTGCGGCGGCGCTATACATTGCCGGTTTGCTTGAGGACGAGAAGAGAACCCAGAGGGAAGTTGCGGAAGTCGCGCGCGTCACCGAGGTCACCGTCAGAAACCGCTACAAGGAGCTTGTGGACAAGCTCAACCTTAAGATTCCGGTTTGA
- the fen gene encoding flap endonuclease-1, whose protein sequence is MGVQIGELVPKKEIELENLYGRRVAVDAFNAIYQFLSTIRQRDGTPLMDSRGRITSHLSGLFYRNINLMEAGIKPAYVFDGKPPEFKKKEIEKRREARKEAEEKWYEALERGDLEEAKKYAMRATKVNEQLINDAERLLELMGIPVIQAPSEGEAQAAYMAAKKKVYASASQDYDSLLFGAPRLVRNVTITGRRKLPGKNVYVEVRPELIVLEEVLKELGVDREKLIEMAILVGTDYNPGGIKGIGPKKALTIVKRSKDPLKKYNKDSEVDLYAIKEFFLNPPVTDEYELKWREPDEEGILKFLCDEHDFSEERVRNGLERLKKAVKAGKQSTLESWFGKR, encoded by the coding sequence ATGGGTGTACAGATCGGTGAGCTCGTTCCGAAGAAGGAGATAGAGCTGGAGAACCTCTACGGCAGAAGGGTTGCCGTTGATGCCTTCAACGCGATATACCAGTTCCTCTCAACCATAAGACAGAGGGACGGGACACCGCTCATGGACTCCCGCGGAAGGATAACCTCCCACCTGAGCGGCCTCTTCTACAGGAACATCAACCTTATGGAGGCAGGGATAAAGCCGGCGTACGTTTTCGACGGGAAGCCCCCGGAGTTCAAAAAGAAGGAGATAGAGAAGCGCCGTGAGGCCAGGAAAGAGGCCGAGGAGAAGTGGTACGAGGCTTTGGAGCGCGGAGACCTTGAGGAGGCCAAGAAGTACGCGATGCGCGCAACCAAGGTCAACGAGCAACTGATAAACGACGCCGAGAGGCTCCTTGAGCTGATGGGAATTCCCGTAATTCAGGCACCGAGCGAGGGTGAGGCCCAGGCCGCATACATGGCCGCTAAAAAGAAGGTCTACGCTTCAGCCAGCCAGGACTACGACTCGCTCCTCTTCGGTGCGCCCCGGCTCGTTAGGAACGTGACAATAACCGGCAGGAGAAAGCTCCCCGGAAAGAACGTCTACGTTGAGGTCCGGCCCGAGCTTATAGTTCTGGAGGAGGTTCTCAAGGAGCTCGGCGTGGACAGGGAGAAGCTCATCGAGATGGCCATACTTGTCGGCACGGACTACAACCCGGGTGGAATAAAGGGTATCGGGCCCAAGAAGGCCCTCACCATAGTCAAGCGCAGCAAAGACCCGCTGAAAAAGTACAACAAGGACAGCGAAGTCGACCTCTACGCGATAAAGGAGTTCTTCCTCAACCCACCGGTCACCGACGAATACGAGCTCAAGTGGCGTGAACCCGACGAGGAGGGGATTCTAAAGTTCCTCTGTGATGAGCACGACTTCAGTGAGGAGAGGGTAAGAAACGGCCTTGAGAGGCTGAAAAAGGCTGTAAAGGCAGGAAAGCAGTCAACCCTTGAGAGCTGGTTCGGGAAGCGCTAA
- a CDS encoding CDC48 family AAA ATPase encodes MIFGKDEEKYEKIKLRVAEALKRDVGRGIVRFDRKYQRQLGVEPGDIVELIGERTTAAIVANPHPDDRGLDIIRMDGYIRRNAGVSIGDYITVSKAEVQEAKKVVLAPAQKGVFIQIPGEMVKQNLLGRPVLKGDLIVASSRSETYYGGSPFDELLRGLFETMPIGFGELKFVVVNTVPRGIVQITYNTEVEVLPQAVEIREEAIPEVTYEDIGGLSDAIQKIREMVELPLKHPELFERLGIEPPKGVLLYGPPGTGKTLLAKAVANEANAHFIAINGPEIMSKFYGESEERLREIFKDAEENAPSIIFIDEIDAIAPKREEVVGEVEKRVVSQLLTLMDGLKGRGKVIVIAATNRPDALDPALRRPGRFDREIEVGVPDKKGRKEILQIHTRGMPLEPDYDKATVLRVLKELMKRETFERAKLERLIERVEAAKSDEEVKEALKSESEVYPEVRSRLVDRMLEEIAEKTHGFVGADLAALAREAAMVVLRRLINEGKISPEQERIPPEVLQELRVRKADFYEALKMVEPSALREVLIEMPNVHWEDIGGLDEVKQELREAVEWPLKYPKAFQRLGIEPPRGVLLYGPPGTGKTLLAKAVATESEANFIGIRGPEVLSKWVGESEKRVREIFRKARQAAPTVIFIDEIDAIAPARGSDMSRVTDRLINQLLTEMDGIERNSGVVVIAATNRPDILDPALLRPGRFDRLILVPAPDEKARLEILKVHTRRVPLANDVNLRELARKTEGYSGADIEALVREAALLAMRRIMTELPAELVEEESEEFLEKLRVSKRDFEEALKKVRPSITPYMLDYYRNFEESRKSRVEKRGGPDYYTF; translated from the coding sequence ATGATTTTTGGTAAAGACGAGGAAAAGTATGAGAAGATAAAGCTCCGCGTTGCCGAGGCCCTCAAGAGGGACGTAGGCAGGGGGATAGTCCGCTTTGATAGAAAGTACCAGCGCCAGCTCGGCGTTGAGCCCGGAGACATAGTCGAGCTGATTGGGGAGAGAACCACCGCCGCGATAGTGGCCAACCCCCACCCAGACGACCGCGGGCTGGACATCATCAGGATGGACGGATACATCAGGAGGAACGCAGGGGTGAGCATAGGGGACTACATCACCGTCTCCAAGGCGGAGGTGCAGGAGGCGAAGAAGGTTGTTCTGGCGCCGGCCCAGAAGGGTGTCTTCATTCAGATACCTGGAGAGATGGTCAAGCAGAACCTCCTGGGCAGGCCCGTTCTGAAGGGAGACCTCATCGTCGCAAGCAGCAGGAGCGAAACCTACTACGGCGGCTCACCCTTTGATGAACTTCTTAGGGGCCTCTTTGAGACCATGCCCATCGGCTTTGGAGAGCTCAAATTCGTCGTCGTGAACACCGTTCCCAGGGGCATCGTCCAGATAACCTACAACACCGAAGTCGAGGTTCTCCCCCAGGCGGTTGAGATACGTGAGGAGGCCATCCCAGAGGTCACCTACGAGGACATCGGCGGTCTGAGCGATGCGATTCAGAAGATACGCGAGATGGTTGAGCTCCCGCTCAAGCACCCGGAGCTCTTCGAGCGCCTTGGAATTGAACCGCCGAAGGGTGTGCTCCTCTACGGCCCGCCTGGAACTGGTAAGACTCTCCTGGCAAAGGCCGTAGCCAACGAGGCCAACGCGCACTTCATAGCCATCAACGGCCCGGAGATAATGAGCAAATTCTACGGCGAGAGTGAAGAGCGTTTAAGGGAGATATTCAAGGACGCCGAGGAGAACGCACCGAGCATAATCTTCATCGATGAAATTGACGCAATAGCCCCGAAGAGGGAGGAAGTCGTCGGAGAAGTCGAGAAGAGGGTCGTAAGCCAGCTGCTCACACTGATGGACGGCCTGAAGGGGAGGGGCAAAGTCATAGTCATCGCCGCAACCAACAGGCCCGATGCCCTTGACCCTGCCCTGAGAAGACCGGGCAGGTTCGATAGAGAAATAGAAGTCGGAGTTCCCGACAAAAAGGGCAGGAAGGAGATACTCCAGATACACACCAGGGGAATGCCCCTTGAACCGGACTACGACAAAGCAACGGTTCTCAGGGTTCTCAAAGAACTTATGAAGAGGGAGACCTTTGAGAGAGCAAAACTGGAGAGGCTCATCGAGAGGGTCGAGGCAGCGAAGAGTGACGAGGAAGTTAAAGAGGCCCTCAAGAGCGAGAGCGAAGTCTATCCGGAGGTCAGGAGCAGGCTGGTAGACAGGATGCTTGAGGAGATAGCCGAGAAGACGCACGGCTTCGTCGGTGCGGACTTAGCCGCTCTCGCGAGAGAGGCAGCCATGGTCGTCCTGAGGAGACTCATCAACGAGGGCAAGATAAGCCCCGAGCAGGAGCGCATTCCTCCGGAGGTTCTCCAGGAGCTTCGCGTTAGGAAGGCCGACTTCTACGAGGCGCTGAAGATGGTCGAGCCTTCCGCTTTGAGGGAAGTCCTCATTGAGATGCCAAACGTTCACTGGGAGGACATCGGTGGTCTCGACGAGGTAAAGCAGGAGCTCAGGGAGGCCGTAGAATGGCCCCTCAAGTACCCGAAGGCCTTCCAGAGGCTCGGAATAGAGCCCCCAAGGGGAGTTCTCCTCTACGGTCCGCCAGGAACCGGTAAGACCCTCCTCGCCAAAGCCGTCGCAACGGAGAGCGAGGCAAACTTCATCGGCATTCGCGGGCCGGAGGTGCTGAGCAAGTGGGTAGGCGAGAGTGAGAAGCGCGTGAGAGAGATATTCAGGAAGGCCAGACAGGCGGCTCCGACGGTGATATTCATCGACGAGATCGACGCGATAGCTCCCGCTAGAGGAAGCGACATGAGCCGCGTTACTGACAGGCTCATCAACCAGCTACTCACCGAGATGGACGGCATAGAGCGCAACAGCGGTGTGGTCGTCATTGCCGCAACCAACAGGCCGGATATCCTCGATCCAGCCCTGCTCAGACCGGGTAGATTCGACAGGCTCATACTCGTCCCAGCCCCGGACGAAAAGGCCAGGCTGGAGATACTGAAGGTACACACGAGGCGTGTCCCCCTCGCAAATGATGTTAACCTCCGTGAGCTGGCGAGGAAGACGGAGGGCTACTCCGGAGCCGACATCGAGGCCCTCGTGAGGGAGGCGGCACTACTGGCGATGCGCAGGATAATGACCGAACTCCCCGCAGAGCTGGTCGAGGAGGAGAGTGAGGAGTTCCTTGAGAAGCTCAGGGTTTCAAAGAGAGACTTTGAGGAGGCCCTCAAGAAGGTCAGGCCGAGCATAACCCCGTACATGCTCGACTACTACAGGAACTTCGAGGAGAGCAGGAAGTCACGCGTCGAGAAGAGGGGCGGGCCAGACTACTACACCTTCTGA
- a CDS encoding YhbY family RNA-binding protein, with amino-acid sequence MEKRLPGKVRRAIRARYYDIPPRAWIGKRGLDEGVIEEINTQLEKDGILKVEIRKGALISTEMDRRQLAEKVAEMTDSELIEVRGKRFILFKPREGWEKYLRKLQRKELSKEKREEKPVKKVRLDIAQFRRKFKKGRD; translated from the coding sequence ATGGAGAAACGCTTACCCGGAAAGGTGAGACGCGCCATAAGGGCGAGATACTACGACATCCCCCCGAGGGCGTGGATAGGTAAGAGAGGGTTGGATGAGGGCGTTATCGAGGAGATAAACACCCAGCTTGAGAAGGACGGAATCCTGAAGGTGGAGATAAGGAAAGGGGCTCTCATAAGCACCGAGATGGACCGGCGTCAGCTTGCCGAGAAGGTAGCGGAGATGACGGACAGCGAACTCATCGAGGTTCGCGGCAAAAGGTTTATATTGTTCAAACCGAGGGAAGGTTGGGAAAAGTATTTAAGGAAGCTCCAGAGAAAGGAGCTTTCGAAGGAAAAGCGGGAGGAGAAGCCCGTTAAGAAAGTCAGGCTCGATATCGCTCAATTCAGGAGGAAATTCAAGAAGGGGAGGGATTGA
- a CDS encoding 30S ribosomal protein S19e, with translation MATVYDVPGDLLVERVAQKLKEIEAIKPPEWAPFVKTGRHKERLPEQEDWWYYRVASIFRKIYIDGPVGIERLRTWYGGRKNRGHAPEHFYKAGGSIIRKALQQLEAAGFVQKVPGEGRIVTPQGQSFLDKIATELKKELEEQIPELKKY, from the coding sequence GTGGCGACTGTTTACGACGTTCCCGGTGATTTGCTCGTTGAGAGGGTTGCGCAGAAGCTCAAGGAGATCGAGGCCATAAAGCCGCCCGAGTGGGCGCCCTTCGTCAAGACCGGAAGACACAAGGAGCGCCTTCCCGAGCAGGAGGACTGGTGGTACTACAGGGTTGCAAGCATCTTCAGGAAGATCTACATCGACGGCCCGGTCGGAATCGAGAGGCTCCGCACCTGGTACGGCGGCAGGAAGAACCGCGGACACGCTCCGGAGCACTTCTACAAGGCAGGAGGGAGCATCATAAGGAAGGCCCTCCAGCAGCTTGAGGCTGCCGGCTTCGTCCAGAAGGTTCCGGGCGAGGGCAGGATCGTCACCCCGCAGGGACAGAGCTTCCTCGACAAGATCGCCACCGAGCTCAAGAAGGAGCTTGAGGAGCAGATTCCGGAGCTCAAGAAGTACTGA
- a CDS encoding ATP-binding protein — protein MFVNRKNELALLDKLYHSGKKEVLILYGRRRVGKTELVKIFIKDKPAIYFLADRNGLETNARRFYLETAEKLGLPAVEVDDFRKAFELIKLRASGRLVVVIDEFSYLLLTDKNTPAVFQHVIDEILDDRFFLILSGSLVGLMEGLMGYNNPLYGRRTAQLRLKPLNFFHVAEYFRNRPLETVVRIYSVTGGVPMYFRLFRGEDFERELMETAFSPTSILYEEPEFILREELGDVHRYYLILEALANGRHRVSEIAQYASIETKDMPKYLRTLISLDLVRREVPITESERSRKARYYLNDNFFTFWFRFVKPNRGKIEIGTFEMDWGAFNTYVGRIFEEVARQFLIELNKAGRLPFTFTKIGRWWHRSEEIDLVALNDRTKKALFVEVKWKGLSEREARGVLKNLEKKTVPMGLEDWEEWYGLIAKEIERKEALRAEGYLLWDLEDFKNLISPKS, from the coding sequence ATGTTTGTGAACCGAAAAAATGAGCTGGCACTACTCGACAAGCTATACCACTCTGGAAAGAAGGAGGTCTTAATCCTCTACGGGCGCAGGAGGGTAGGAAAGACGGAGCTTGTGAAGATATTCATCAAGGACAAACCGGCCATCTACTTCCTCGCCGACAGGAACGGCCTGGAGACCAACGCGAGGAGGTTCTACCTTGAGACCGCGGAAAAACTCGGCCTGCCTGCGGTCGAGGTGGACGATTTCAGGAAAGCCTTTGAGCTAATAAAACTCAGGGCTTCGGGAAGGCTCGTCGTAGTGATAGACGAGTTTTCCTATCTACTGCTCACGGACAAAAACACGCCGGCGGTTTTCCAGCATGTGATCGATGAAATCCTGGACGACCGCTTTTTCCTCATACTCAGCGGTTCCCTGGTTGGTCTGATGGAGGGACTAATGGGCTATAACAACCCCCTCTACGGAAGGAGAACCGCACAGCTCAGGCTGAAGCCCCTGAACTTTTTCCACGTGGCGGAATACTTCAGGAACAGACCGCTGGAGACTGTAGTCAGGATCTACTCGGTAACCGGTGGGGTCCCTATGTACTTCCGCCTCTTCAGAGGGGAGGACTTCGAAAGGGAGCTTATGGAAACAGCGTTTTCGCCCACTTCAATCCTCTACGAGGAGCCCGAGTTTATACTGAGGGAGGAATTAGGGGATGTGCACCGCTATTACCTAATCCTGGAGGCCCTCGCTAACGGGAGACACAGGGTCAGTGAGATTGCCCAGTACGCTAGCATAGAGACGAAGGACATGCCCAAATACTTGAGAACGCTGATTTCTCTTGACTTGGTGAGAAGGGAGGTGCCCATAACGGAGAGCGAGAGGAGCAGAAAAGCCCGCTACTACCTGAACGACAACTTCTTCACCTTCTGGTTCCGCTTTGTCAAGCCCAACCGCGGGAAGATAGAGATTGGAACGTTCGAGATGGATTGGGGCGCCTTTAATACCTACGTTGGGAGGATCTTCGAAGAGGTGGCGAGGCAGTTCCTGATCGAGCTGAACAAAGCAGGAAGGCTTCCCTTCACGTTCACGAAGATTGGAAGGTGGTGGCACAGGAGTGAGGAGATTGATCTGGTCGCTTTGAACGATAGGACAAAGAAAGCCCTCTTCGTCGAAGTCAAGTGGAAAGGTCTGAGCGAGAGGGAAGCGCGGGGAGTTTTGAAGAATTTGGAGAAAAAGACAGTCCCTATGGGACTTGAGGACTGGGAGGAGTGGTATGGGCTGATTGCAAAGGAGATAGAGCGAAAAGAGGCCTTGAGGGCTGAAGGCTACCTCCTCTGGGACTTGGAGGACTTCAAAAACCTTATTTCTCCTAAGTCTTAG
- a CDS encoding phosphate-starvation-inducible PsiE family protein, producing MREPTEIGRSVMTWLNVLFDVVVIALATLTMAYIVYIMWRLVINSFNNFDVETVLHQIVLVIIFLEIFELLAMYIKDHHVSMRNVVELGVLAIVRKIVVTLDYSRIEWTTLVGMSLLMFVMGWIYVQERKRITQHEEFLMEHRGR from the coding sequence ATGAGAGAACCGACAGAAATCGGGAGGTCGGTAATGACGTGGCTAAACGTTCTCTTTGATGTAGTGGTTATCGCACTCGCAACGCTCACGATGGCGTATATAGTCTACATAATGTGGAGACTGGTCATAAACTCCTTTAATAACTTTGACGTCGAGACCGTTCTCCACCAGATAGTCCTCGTGATAATATTCCTTGAGATATTCGAGCTATTGGCGATGTACATTAAAGATCACCACGTTAGCATGCGCAACGTTGTCGAGCTGGGTGTTCTTGCAATAGTGAGAAAAATAGTGGTGACTCTCGATTACAGCAGGATTGAGTGGACAACCCTCGTGGGAATGTCCCTCCTGATGTTTGTAATGGGCTGGATATACGTCCAAGAGAGGAAGCGCATCACTCAGCACGAGGAATTCCTTATGGAGCACAGGGGCCGATGA
- a CDS encoding DNA-binding protein, translating to MAEDIEEIRKRKLMELQKKYLEQQKAQEEAIRQEMELEAQLNAIMRRILTQDARERLGRVKLVRPELARQVELVLVQLYQAGQIREPIDDAKLKKILAQIDARTRRDFKIKW from the coding sequence ATGGCCGAGGACATAGAGGAGATCAGGAAGCGCAAGCTCATGGAACTCCAGAAAAAGTACCTTGAGCAGCAGAAGGCGCAGGAAGAGGCCATAAGGCAGGAGATGGAGCTTGAAGCCCAGCTCAACGCGATAATGAGGAGGATTCTTACCCAGGACGCCAGGGAAAGGCTCGGAAGGGTAAAGCTGGTTCGTCCCGAACTGGCGAGGCAGGTCGAGCTGGTTCTCGTTCAGCTCTACCAGGCCGGACAGATAAGGGAACCCATAGACGACGCCAAGCTAAAGAAAATACTCGCCCAGATTGATGCAAGGACGAGACGGGACTTCAAGATTAAGTGGTAG
- a CDS encoding PRC-barrel domain-containing protein, translating to MVKIIASKLRDVELITDTGIRLGWVYDLSFDEETGDILVIVAEPDEDLDTSEFVTDHEGLLLIPVSAVKSIGEVIIIDSGKLAVKSKLRRVGTIKRRLSEEESQTPGE from the coding sequence ATGGTCAAGATAATAGCTTCCAAGCTTAGGGACGTGGAGCTGATAACCGATACCGGCATAAGGCTCGGCTGGGTCTATGACCTCAGCTTCGATGAGGAAACCGGCGATATCCTTGTGATAGTTGCCGAGCCCGATGAGGATCTCGATACGAGCGAGTTTGTCACCGATCACGAGGGTCTTCTCCTCATACCTGTGAGTGCGGTTAAGAGCATCGGCGAGGTAATCATAATAGACTCAGGCAAGCTCGCTGTCAAGTCCAAGCTCAGAAGAGTCGGCACGATAAAGAGAAGGCTCTCTGAGGAGGAATCCCAGACTCCGGGGGAGTGA
- a CDS encoding metallophosphoesterase family protein has translation MLVALISDIHSNLEALRAVWREVRKADAVLCMGDLVGYGASPNEVVDFVRKQMEKRTFICVRGNHDNAIAFGAEWGFNPYARQAVRWHQRVMTTENLEFLRRLPVRQLFTDNTGRSYLLIHGSPRAPLDEYLFPWFSDLELRSVLSYVRQDDLLVGHTHVPMLRVIDGRRIINPGGVGQPRDGDWRAAYALIDTEKELPDNVEFHRVEYDVDSAAEKIIEAGLPRFLAMRLYEGY, from the coding sequence ATGCTCGTCGCCCTGATCTCGGACATCCACTCCAATCTGGAGGCGCTGAGGGCCGTGTGGCGGGAGGTAAGGAAGGCCGATGCCGTTCTGTGCATGGGCGACCTGGTCGGTTACGGTGCTTCTCCCAACGAGGTCGTTGACTTCGTCCGAAAGCAAATGGAGAAGAGAACCTTCATCTGCGTCCGCGGCAACCACGACAATGCCATAGCGTTCGGCGCCGAGTGGGGGTTCAACCCCTACGCGAGGCAGGCTGTGCGGTGGCACCAGCGGGTGATGACAACGGAGAATCTTGAGTTCCTCCGGAGGCTTCCGGTAAGGCAGTTATTCACGGACAATACCGGACGGAGCTACCTCCTCATCCACGGCTCGCCGCGTGCCCCCCTGGATGAGTATCTGTTTCCTTGGTTCTCGGATTTGGAGTTGCGCTCCGTTCTCAGCTACGTCAGGCAGGACGACCTGCTCGTCGGCCATACCCATGTCCCAATGCTGAGGGTGATAGACGGCAGGAGGATAATCAACCCCGGCGGCGTCGGTCAGCCCCGCGACGGCGACTGGAGGGCGGCCTATGCATTAATTGACACCGAAAAAGAGCTGCCTGACAACGTTGAGTTCCACCGGGTGGAATACGATGTTGATTCTGCTGCGGAGAAGATAATAGAAGCGGGACTTCCAAGGTTCCTGGCAATGAGGCTCTACGAGGGATATTGA